In one window of Blattabacterium sp. (Cryptocercus punctulatus) str. Cpu DNA:
- the ureC gene encoding urease subunit alpha: MKKIDRESYANMYGPTKGDKIRLGDTSLWIEIEKDYTIYGDECIFGAGKVIRDGMGQHPLVTNNEGVLDLVLTNAVIIDYWGIVKADIGIKNGVIVGIGKAGNPYFMDGVTPNMYIGVGTEIISSEKMIVTAGSVDSHVHFICPQLFEVALENGTTTIVGGGSGPTTGTIATNCTSGVWNIQRMLKSTDHIPINFVFLASGSSSNPEALIEQIKAGAGGLKIHEDWGSTPYVIDQCLEVSEKLDVQVNIHTDSLNESGYVEDTLKIFKNRTIHTYHTEGAGGGHSPDLLKVISYLNVLPSSTSPTMPYTYNTVDEHLDMLMICHHLDSNLPEDIAFAKSRIRSETISAEGVLHDIGAISMINSDSQAMGRIGEIIKRTWQTADKMKKQRGSLNKDSHKNDNFRVKRYISKYTINPAITHGISEYVGSIHLGKMADLVLWKPSFFGVKPELVIKSGMIVYASMGDPNATIPTPQPFMYRKMFGFFEPKLSSIFISIHAINDGFIEKNEIKKQLKIVKGCRILSKKDMILNGVTPDIKIDPKTYSVYIDGEKIRSHPSDILPLSQRYFLF, encoded by the coding sequence AAATTGAAAAAGATTATACCATTTATGGAGATGAATGTATTTTTGGAGCAGGAAAAGTTATCCGAGATGGAATGGGACAACATCCATTAGTAACGAACAATGAAGGAGTTTTAGATTTAGTATTAACTAATGCCGTGATTATTGATTATTGGGGGATTGTAAAAGCAGATATTGGAATAAAAAATGGAGTGATTGTTGGGATTGGAAAAGCAGGAAATCCATATTTTATGGATGGAGTAACTCCAAATATGTATATTGGAGTGGGGACTGAAATAATCTCTTCAGAAAAGATGATTGTGACAGCTGGAAGTGTAGATAGTCATGTTCATTTTATATGTCCACAATTATTTGAAGTAGCATTAGAAAATGGAACAACAACTATTGTTGGTGGAGGATCCGGTCCTACTACAGGAACTATAGCAACTAATTGTACTTCTGGAGTATGGAATATTCAACGAATGTTAAAAAGTACCGATCACATTCCGATAAACTTTGTTTTTCTTGCGAGTGGTAGCAGTTCTAATCCTGAAGCTTTAATTGAACAAATAAAGGCTGGTGCAGGTGGATTAAAAATTCATGAAGATTGGGGAAGTACTCCATATGTTATAGATCAGTGTTTAGAAGTATCGGAAAAATTAGATGTACAAGTTAATATTCATACAGATTCCTTAAACGAATCAGGTTATGTAGAGGATACCTTAAAAATATTTAAAAATAGAACCATTCATACTTATCATACAGAAGGTGCAGGTGGAGGACATTCTCCGGATTTATTGAAAGTTATATCTTATTTGAATGTTTTACCATCATCTACAAGTCCAACTATGCCTTATACTTATAACACTGTTGATGAGCATTTAGATATGTTAATGATATGTCATCATTTAGATTCTAATCTTCCAGAAGATATTGCTTTTGCAAAATCACGTATTAGATCTGAAACGATTAGTGCAGAGGGGGTATTACATGACATAGGAGCTATTAGTATGATCAATTCTGATTCTCAAGCTATGGGAAGAATTGGAGAGATAATAAAACGTACTTGGCAAACGGCTGATAAAATGAAAAAACAGAGAGGATCTTTAAATAAAGATTCTCATAAAAATGATAATTTTAGAGTAAAAAGATATATATCTAAATATACCATAAATCCTGCTATTACTCATGGAATTTCAGAATATGTTGGGTCAATTCATCTTGGAAAAATGGCAGATTTAGTTTTATGGAAACCGTCTTTTTTTGGAGTCAAACCGGAATTAGTAATCAAAAGTGGAATGATTGTCTACGCCAGCATGGGAGATCCTAATGCTACTATTCCTACTCCTCAACCATTTATGTATCGTAAAATGTTTGGTTTTTTTGAACCAAAATTGAGTAGTATTTTTATTTCTATCCATGCGATAAACGATGGATTTATAGAAAAAAATGAAATAAAAAAGCAACTTAAAATAGTAAAAGGATGTCGGATTTTATCTAAAAAAGATATGATATTAAATGGAGTGACTCCAGATATAAAAATAGATCCAAAAACCTATAGCGTTTATATAGATGGAGAAAAAATAAGATCCCATCCATCGGATATTTTACCTCTTTCTCAAAGATATTTTTTATTCTAA
- a CDS encoding deaminase, translating to MNCEIYKKKDIIYMNKAIKYSKLSYCKNKKVGAIIVKNHRIISYGYNGTPSGFDNICEDQNGNTKWYVLHAEANAILKMAFSSKSCKDSYLYITHSPCKECSKLIHQSKIKRVVYLHKYSEKNDGLNFLKKSKIIIHKLIY from the coding sequence ATGAATTGTGAAATTTATAAAAAAAAGGATATAATTTATATGAATAAAGCCATAAAATATTCTAAATTATCTTATTGTAAAAATAAAAAAGTAGGAGCTATTATAGTAAAAAATCATCGGATTATATCCTATGGATATAATGGAACTCCAAGTGGATTTGATAATATATGTGAAGATCAAAATGGAAATACTAAATGGTATGTTTTACATGCAGAAGCAAATGCTATATTAAAAATGGCTTTTTCTTCAAAATCTTGTAAAGATTCGTATTTATATATTACACATTCTCCATGCAAAGAATGTAGTAAATTGATTCATCAATCTAAAATTAAAAGAGTGGTATATTTACATAAATATTCCGAAAAAAATGATGGATTAAATTTTTTAAAAAAATCAAAAATTATAATACATAAACTTATTTATTAA
- a CDS encoding RNA methyltransferase: MEKKHGLRNIEIKNLIKIYKKKKENKMFLVEGVKEFEMAIIGNYRPIGIFICKNIFYQNNMIKSFHNIVFIINIKTFQKLACRKNSGGIIALFKEKKFFSLESIKVPKNPFILILDGIEKPGNLGSIFRTADAAGVHFIILCNTKTYIFNPNVIRCSVGCVFTKRIFIEKIKSIISWLQEKNIEIVVTGFHNKKSKKLYQTKFSSHLAIVLGSESKGVSNIWFNISDQIITIPMFGSIDSMNVSNATSVIIYEIIRQRNTYKFSK; the protein is encoded by the coding sequence ATGGAAAAAAAACATGGATTACGTAATATAGAAATTAAAAATTTAATCAAGATTTATAAAAAAAAAAAGGAGAATAAAATGTTCCTTGTTGAAGGAGTCAAAGAATTTGAAATGGCTATAATAGGAAATTATAGACCAATAGGAATATTTATATGTAAAAATATATTTTATCAAAATAATATGATAAAATCCTTTCATAATATTGTATTTATTATTAATATAAAAACTTTTCAAAAATTAGCATGTAGAAAAAATTCAGGTGGAATAATTGCCTTATTTAAGGAAAAAAAATTTTTTAGTTTAGAAAGTATAAAAGTTCCTAAAAATCCTTTTATTCTTATATTGGATGGAATAGAAAAACCCGGAAACTTGGGATCTATATTCAGGACTGCTGATGCAGCAGGAGTACATTTTATTATATTATGTAATACGAAAACATATATTTTTAATCCTAATGTCATTAGATGTAGTGTAGGATGTGTTTTTACAAAAAGAATTTTTATAGAAAAAATAAAATCAATTATTTCTTGGTTACAAGAAAAAAACATAGAAATTGTAGTAACAGGATTCCATAATAAAAAATCTAAAAAATTATATCAAACTAAATTTTCTTCACATTTAGCTATTGTTTTAGGTTCCGAAAGCAAAGGAGTATCCAATATATGGTTTAATATATCCGATCAAATAATAACGATTCCTATGTTTGGATCTATCGATTCTATGAATGTAAGTAATGCAACATCTGTAATTATCTATGAAATAATTAGACAAAGAAATACATATAAGTTTTCTAAATAG
- a CDS encoding ribonuclease HI — MNKKIHIYTDGSSKGNPGPGGYAIFIEIAGTSYWKIISEGFRYTTNNRMELLAIIVGLEKITKKKQNIIIFTDSKYIINSIQKNWIFKWKKNNFKKKKNVDLWIRFLNLFHKHFIIFQWVKGHYLHYINDYCDRLSVEASKSKKLKIDHVYEKENLKKTI, encoded by the coding sequence GTGAATAAAAAAATTCATATTTACACTGACGGATCTTCTAAAGGGAATCCTGGTCCAGGAGGATATGCAATTTTTATAGAAATTGCCGGAACGTCATATTGGAAAATTATTTCCGAAGGATTTCGTTATACAACCAATAATAGGATGGAGCTATTAGCTATAATAGTTGGTCTAGAAAAAATTACGAAAAAAAAACAAAATATTATTATTTTTACTGATTCTAAATATATAATAAATTCTATTCAAAAAAATTGGATTTTTAAATGGAAAAAAAATAACTTTAAAAAAAAAAAAAATGTGGATTTATGGATACGATTTTTAAATTTATTTCATAAACATTTTATTATTTTTCAATGGGTTAAAGGTCATTATCTTCATTATATTAATGATTATTGCGATCGATTATCTGTAGAAGCATCCAAAAGTAAAAAATTGAAAATAGATCATGTATATGAAAAAGAAAATTTAAAAAAAACTATTTAG
- a CDS encoding 1-acyl-sn-glycerol-3-phosphate acyltransferase codes for MKIIQVSLILLWRIWFFIINIFLIPLLAGASIPFLFKEKYYYIAYWFYQIWARSNLFLMGFWYVLEKNKEILDKKKQYMIISNHSSIMDIMLIYSLMRNHPLVFVGKKELAKLPFFGFVYKRSNILINRKNLSSCMQVFKQIQKKIDSGKSICIFPEGGIPNPSIFLDHFKNGAFYIAIIKKISIIPFTIADIKKKFPKSPIKGGPGKIRIKQHHSILTKNLSLKDKNFLKEKCFNLIQFQLKKFEREKNKQIF; via the coding sequence ATGAAAATTATTCAAGTATCATTAATATTATTATGGCGTATATGGTTTTTTATAATAAATATATTTCTAATACCATTATTAGCAGGAGCTTCAATTCCATTTCTATTTAAAGAGAAATATTATTATATCGCATATTGGTTTTACCAAATTTGGGCTAGAAGTAATCTTTTTCTTATGGGTTTTTGGTATGTATTAGAAAAAAATAAAGAAATTTTAGATAAAAAAAAACAATATATGATTATTAGCAATCACAGTTCTATCATGGATATTATGTTAATTTATTCTTTGATGAGAAATCATCCTTTAGTTTTTGTAGGAAAAAAGGAATTAGCTAAACTTCCTTTTTTCGGATTTGTTTATAAAAGAAGTAATATATTAATAAATAGAAAAAATTTGTCTAGTTGTATGCAAGTATTTAAACAAATACAAAAAAAAATTGATTCTGGAAAAAGTATTTGTATCTTTCCAGAAGGTGGAATTCCTAATCCCTCTATTTTTTTAGATCATTTTAAAAATGGAGCTTTTTATATAGCCATAATAAAAAAAATATCGATTATTCCATTTACTATAGCTGATATAAAAAAAAAGTTTCCTAAATCTCCTATAAAAGGAGGACCTGGAAAAATACGTATCAAACAACACCATTCTATTTTAACAAAAAACTTATCCTTAAAAGACAAAAACTTTCTAAAAGAAAAATGTTTTAATTTAATCCAATTTCAATTAAAAAAATTTGAACGTGAAAAAAATAAACAGATATTTTAG